A DNA window from Mariprofundus aestuarium contains the following coding sequences:
- a CDS encoding lipase family protein — protein MGSLKAKPLPTDLSFHGLFAPNSTYHYFKDAESQSFRHNSNKFQSVNAWWLAECSLLAYVRDHAFVSQALASAGLPQTRFFENNGTQCFVAHNDNFAIVCFRGTEVGEVQDILTDLNLPLTNNDERGQVHSGFKNALDQVWNRGDCNSHNLLEHINTITEANSELKIWFTGHSLGAALATLAADRFPEAQGLYTFGSPRVGDREFAWKFETTAYRFVNNNDIVTMVPPAISYQHVGLLKYIDDTGHIHDNPTRWITMKSRITGHLGYLGEVLNSWSHGNLSAIPVDYLNDHAPIYYAVYIWNNHLNDME, from the coding sequence ATGGGCAGCCTTAAAGCAAAACCGTTACCGACCGATCTTTCTTTCCATGGCCTTTTTGCGCCGAACAGCACGTATCATTATTTCAAAGATGCTGAAAGCCAGTCGTTCAGACATAACAGCAATAAATTCCAGTCGGTCAATGCCTGGTGGCTGGCGGAATGCTCACTGCTTGCTTATGTCCGCGATCACGCTTTTGTATCGCAGGCTCTGGCCAGTGCCGGACTGCCTCAGACCCGCTTCTTCGAGAATAACGGCACCCAATGTTTTGTGGCGCATAACGATAACTTTGCCATCGTCTGCTTTCGCGGCACTGAGGTCGGTGAAGTTCAGGATATTCTCACCGACCTGAATCTACCGCTAACAAACAACGATGAGAGAGGCCAGGTCCACTCCGGGTTCAAAAATGCGCTGGATCAGGTATGGAACAGGGGGGATTGCAACAGCCATAATTTACTCGAACATATTAACACTATCACTGAAGCCAATTCGGAGCTGAAAATATGGTTTACAGGTCACAGTCTGGGTGCTGCACTTGCCACTCTAGCAGCAGATCGTTTCCCCGAAGCTCAGGGGCTTTACACCTTCGGCTCCCCCCGCGTCGGCGATCGCGAATTCGCCTGGAAGTTTGAGACAACTGCATACCGCTTTGTAAACAACAACGATATCGTGACAATGGTTCCGCCAGCGATCAGCTACCAGCATGTCGGTCTGCTAAAATATATTGATGACACAGGGCATATCCACGACAACCCGACACGCTGGATCACCATGAAGAGCCGCATCACAGGTCACTTGGGCTATCTAGGCGAGGTCCTGAATAGCTGGAGTCATGGCAACTTGAGTGCCATCCCTGTCGACTACCTGAACGATCACGCCCCGATCTACTATGCCGTATACATATGGAACAACCATCTCAATGACATGGAGTAA
- the sucD gene encoding succinate--CoA ligase subunit alpha: MGVLLDKHTRVICQGFTGKQGSFHSSQMIDYGTFFVGGVTPGKGGQTHLDRPVFNSVADAVEQEGAEATVIFVPPRFAADAIIEAANAGIKLICCITEGIPVLDMLRVKREISNKPCTLIGPNCPGIITPGEAKIGIMPGHIHLPGRVGVISRSGTLTYEAVAQLTETGLGQSTCIGMGGDPIHGLDFIDALKLFEADEKSEGVIMIGEIGGSDEEHAAEYIRDAISKPVVAFIAGATAPKGKRMGHAGAIISGGKGTAEAKFAALDAAGVTVERNPTLLGRRMLELLS; this comes from the coding sequence ATGGGCGTGCTTCTAGATAAACATACACGTGTGATCTGTCAGGGTTTTACAGGTAAACAGGGGAGCTTTCACTCCAGTCAGATGATCGACTACGGCACCTTCTTTGTCGGTGGTGTGACACCGGGTAAAGGCGGCCAGACTCATCTGGATCGGCCTGTTTTTAACTCTGTAGCCGATGCGGTTGAGCAGGAGGGGGCTGAGGCCACCGTTATCTTTGTGCCGCCCCGTTTTGCCGCCGATGCGATCATCGAAGCTGCCAATGCAGGCATCAAACTGATCTGTTGTATCACGGAGGGTATCCCCGTGCTCGATATGCTGCGGGTGAAGCGAGAGATATCCAACAAACCCTGCACACTTATCGGGCCAAACTGTCCGGGTATTATCACGCCGGGAGAGGCGAAAATCGGTATTATGCCGGGGCATATTCATCTGCCGGGCAGGGTGGGCGTGATTTCTCGGTCCGGTACGTTGACCTATGAGGCTGTTGCGCAATTGACAGAGACAGGGCTGGGGCAGAGTACCTGCATCGGCATGGGCGGTGACCCTATTCACGGTCTTGATTTCATCGATGCTCTGAAGTTGTTCGAGGCCGATGAGAAGAGTGAGGGTGTAATCATGATCGGTGAAATTGGCGGTTCAGATGAAGAGCATGCCGCCGAATATATTCGCGACGCTATCAGCAAGCCTGTCGTGGCCTTTATTGCCGGTGCAACCGCACCGAAGGGCAAACGCATGGGCCATGCCGGGGCCATTATATCCGGAGGCAAGGGGACTGCTGAGGCCAAGTTTGCAGCACTTGATGCGGCTGGAGTAACCGTTGAACGCAACCCGACACTGCTGGGCAGGCGTATGCTGGAACTGTTATCCTGA
- a CDS encoding UvrD-helicase domain-containing protein translates to MSEQARLKARNPQLSSLVQAPAGSGKTELLTQRILALLALVDEPEEILALTFTRKAAAEMRSRVIEALSMARPDAAQAHKMETWELAQAALKRSEERGWHISEHAGRFRLMTLDSLTHSLASQLPLLSGLGEMPRPGDYLYPAYRQAAETALNQLLRSDTEAAELLLLHLDHQAVVLIDLVADMLAKREQWLEIVISHARDMDGLRAMLESGLGDIMEEPLRLCAELIPIGIREALPGLLAFAGEQRGEPQLQALNGWPDAELNQLQQWQLIAGELLTKDGLRKPGGINARRGFPAGKEHADQKLKFQEILSQLAEIRGLEVEMLALQKLPAEPGYSEQQWLLMQALFSLLILSAGQLQQGFAQNGEADFTEVALRALKALEGEQGTPSDLLLKLDYRIHHILVDEFQDTSLLQMRLLQNLTAGWQAGDGRHRTLFMVGDPMQSIYRFRKAEVGLFLQAAANQVGLPVVEPLQLERNFRSSPTIVDWVNRAFAAIFPDQQDTVRGAVAHAPATPALNHAGIIQLHIQQLGRDDLQEAEAVVELVRRERDITKADGRPQSIALLARSRKHLHAIMPALQEAGIPFRATKLLPLHTRPEIRLLRALLRALLHPADRESWAALLRSNYCGLNTVDLFALLGASEKPVWQLINDEPLLALMEHGAAERVVALQRALAPCMEQAGRVPVRQLLESAWHRLAMFELLDQSGCRNVDVALDLIASLDEGGRIDLSLFDERLEKLYAAPDSSPEAAQVELMTMHGAKGLQWDVVILPGLGKRGNSSDSPLLAYTDVPVHGEVHPLLAVRAATRGGDALFSLVNGVEKSKYDYELARLLYVACTRAETSLHMLGYVSETNGSAMSGSLLNLLIPGGIEGGCFGAELVDLVSQAGLHAVPQLPLQRIRQLPVARFIEKQEGESEAEYLWAGPEAAPVGNAVHAALQHIGDVGVERWGADQKIMGQLRTRRILLAEGLSGAMLQQAEKRAENALDRTLNSETGRWILSGNHESAHCEWALSTQSAGFVSHHIIDRSFIDEKGVRWIIDYKTAAHEGSDLEGFLAEEAKRHESQLSRYALILQSLEPSREIRTALYFPMLDVLKEVCRDA, encoded by the coding sequence ATGAGTGAGCAGGCGCGGCTGAAGGCGCGCAATCCACAGCTCTCATCGCTGGTGCAGGCACCGGCAGGCTCGGGCAAAACCGAGCTGTTAACCCAACGCATCCTGGCGCTGCTGGCACTTGTTGATGAGCCTGAGGAGATACTGGCCCTCACATTCACCCGCAAGGCTGCTGCAGAGATGCGCAGTCGCGTTATCGAGGCGCTCTCCATGGCACGCCCCGATGCAGCGCAGGCACATAAGATGGAGACATGGGAGCTTGCTCAGGCGGCCCTGAAACGTTCAGAAGAGCGCGGTTGGCACATCAGTGAGCATGCCGGACGCTTCAGGCTGATGACACTCGACAGCCTAACTCATTCACTGGCTTCCCAATTGCCACTGCTCTCGGGATTAGGCGAGATGCCAAGGCCGGGTGACTACCTGTATCCTGCCTACCGGCAGGCGGCCGAGACCGCGCTGAACCAGCTGCTGCGTAGTGATACCGAGGCGGCTGAACTGCTACTGCTGCATCTGGATCATCAGGCGGTGGTGTTGATTGACTTGGTGGCTGACATGCTTGCCAAGCGCGAGCAGTGGCTGGAGATCGTCATATCCCATGCCCGTGATATGGATGGGCTGCGGGCCATGCTGGAGTCCGGTCTTGGCGATATCATGGAGGAGCCGCTTCGGCTGTGTGCCGAATTGATCCCCATCGGTATCCGTGAAGCCTTGCCGGGACTGCTTGCCTTTGCTGGAGAGCAACGGGGTGAGCCGCAACTGCAGGCCTTGAACGGCTGGCCGGATGCTGAGCTCAATCAGCTGCAGCAATGGCAGTTGATTGCGGGAGAGCTGCTGACCAAGGACGGTCTCAGGAAACCGGGCGGCATCAATGCCCGACGTGGTTTCCCGGCCGGAAAAGAGCATGCGGATCAGAAGCTGAAGTTTCAGGAGATTTTGTCGCAGTTGGCGGAGATAAGGGGCTTGGAGGTCGAGATGCTGGCGCTGCAGAAGCTGCCTGCTGAACCGGGGTACTCCGAGCAGCAGTGGCTGTTGATGCAGGCGCTTTTCTCGCTGCTGATTCTCTCTGCCGGACAGTTGCAGCAAGGATTCGCGCAGAATGGCGAGGCGGACTTTACCGAGGTCGCACTGCGCGCCCTGAAAGCCCTTGAAGGGGAACAGGGAACCCCCTCGGATCTGCTGCTAAAACTCGATTACCGTATTCACCATATCCTCGTGGATGAGTTTCAGGACACCTCTCTGTTGCAGATGCGCCTGTTGCAGAACCTAACAGCCGGCTGGCAGGCCGGTGATGGCAGGCATCGTACGCTGTTTATGGTGGGTGATCCGATGCAGTCGATCTACCGTTTCAGAAAGGCGGAGGTAGGGCTCTTTCTGCAGGCGGCAGCCAATCAGGTCGGACTGCCAGTGGTTGAGCCCCTGCAGCTTGAACGTAATTTCCGTTCATCCCCAACCATTGTGGATTGGGTGAACCGGGCCTTCGCAGCGATCTTTCCAGATCAGCAGGATACCGTTCGCGGTGCAGTTGCCCATGCACCGGCCACGCCTGCACTTAATCATGCCGGTATCATTCAACTGCATATTCAGCAACTGGGGCGCGATGATCTTCAGGAGGCTGAGGCGGTTGTTGAGCTGGTTCGCCGCGAACGGGATATCACGAAAGCAGATGGGAGGCCGCAATCAATCGCGCTGCTGGCCCGCTCACGCAAACATCTGCATGCCATCATGCCGGCCCTGCAGGAGGCCGGTATTCCGTTTCGCGCCACCAAACTTTTGCCGCTGCACACGCGTCCGGAGATTCGTCTGCTGCGTGCGCTGCTGCGTGCGCTGCTGCATCCGGCGGATCGTGAATCATGGGCCGCGCTGTTGCGCTCAAACTACTGTGGCCTGAATACAGTTGATCTCTTCGCACTGCTTGGTGCCAGCGAAAAACCGGTTTGGCAGCTGATCAATGATGAGCCACTGTTGGCACTTATGGAGCATGGAGCCGCAGAGAGGGTGGTTGCACTGCAACGGGCACTTGCTCCATGCATGGAGCAGGCAGGGCGGGTGCCGGTGCGGCAGCTGCTGGAGAGCGCCTGGCATCGACTGGCCATGTTTGAGTTGCTTGATCAGAGCGGTTGCAGGAATGTCGATGTGGCACTTGATCTGATCGCCTCACTCGATGAGGGAGGGCGGATTGATCTGAGCCTTTTTGATGAGCGGCTAGAGAAGCTCTATGCCGCACCAGACTCATCACCGGAAGCCGCGCAGGTGGAGCTGATGACCATGCATGGCGCCAAGGGGTTGCAGTGGGATGTGGTGATCCTTCCGGGGCTGGGTAAACGGGGAAATAGCAGTGATTCACCGCTGCTGGCATATACCGATGTGCCTGTGCATGGCGAGGTGCATCCGCTACTGGCTGTGCGCGCCGCCACGCGTGGCGGGGATGCTCTCTTTTCACTGGTTAACGGGGTTGAAAAGTCCAAATACGATTATGAGCTGGCGCGTCTTCTTTATGTGGCCTGCACCCGTGCAGAGACCTCGCTACATATGCTGGGTTACGTCTCTGAAACCAATGGCAGTGCTATGTCGGGCTCGTTGCTGAATCTGTTGATTCCCGGCGGTATCGAGGGCGGCTGTTTCGGTGCGGAGCTAGTGGACCTGGTGAGTCAGGCAGGTCTCCATGCAGTGCCACAGTTGCCTTTGCAACGCATCAGGCAGTTGCCGGTCGCTAGGTTCATTGAGAAGCAGGAGGGGGAGTCCGAGGCGGAATACCTCTGGGCAGGGCCTGAAGCGGCACCTGTGGGTAATGCTGTGCATGCAGCGCTGCAACACATTGGCGATGTCGGTGTGGAGCGGTGGGGTGCAGATCAGAAGATAATGGGTCAGCTGCGCACCCGGCGTATACTGCTGGCTGAAGGGCTTTCCGGAGCCATGCTCCAGCAGGCAGAGAAACGTGCAGAGAACGCTTTGGATCGAACGCTGAACAGTGAGACGGGACGCTGGATACTCTCAGGCAACCATGAAAGTGCCCACTGTGAATGGGCACTGAGCACACAGAGCGCAGGTTTTGTCTCCCATCATATCATCGACCGCAGTTTTATTGATGAAAAAGGGGTGCGCTGGATCATCGACTACAAAACTGCGGCACACGAGGGCAGCGATCTCGAAGGCTTCCTTGCGGAGGAGGCCAAACGTCATGAATCACAGTTGTCCCGTTACGCCTTGATTCTGCAGTCGCTGGAGCCAAGCCGTGAGATTAGAACTGCACTCTATTTTCCGATGCTCGATGTCTTGAAAGAGGTGTGTCGCGATGCTTAA
- a CDS encoding class I SAM-dependent methyltransferase gives MNSEQTQHPENQCDLCGGSTFEEIGNRDRRGDELHTGICTGCGLVAHMPVPSEEEVSAYYAEQYRRDYHGESTPSTRRIMRAWRNGDRILKQLFSRLDKGAKVFEVGAGIGCTVKSFELQGFNASGIEPNKDFNAFTREQLKASVENCNLYDLPAEPTYDVVLLIHVIEHFSSPTRALNHIHSLINEDGYFYVECPNIAAPFATYDRLFHYAHIYNFTPATLIALAKKCGFELVSQFTDENHPDIHMLFRKVEEKSLEVSPEEAEHTKAAIHRYNMLTYHLRPAYIVRRINKVLSYLGEFLLARVFVKGMLKHCNKG, from the coding sequence TTGAATAGTGAACAGACTCAGCATCCGGAAAATCAGTGCGACCTTTGCGGAGGCTCGACATTCGAAGAGATAGGCAACCGCGATCGACGCGGTGATGAACTGCACACCGGCATCTGCACCGGCTGCGGTCTAGTAGCGCATATGCCCGTGCCCAGCGAAGAAGAGGTTTCAGCCTACTATGCCGAGCAGTATCGCCGCGATTATCACGGAGAGAGCACCCCATCCACACGCCGCATCATGCGCGCCTGGAGAAATGGCGACCGCATCCTTAAACAGCTTTTCTCACGCCTTGATAAAGGAGCTAAGGTATTCGAAGTCGGTGCAGGCATTGGCTGCACGGTTAAATCATTCGAGCTGCAGGGATTTAATGCCAGCGGTATCGAGCCGAACAAGGATTTCAATGCATTCACCCGCGAGCAGCTCAAAGCATCGGTAGAGAACTGTAATCTCTACGACCTTCCTGCTGAACCCACTTATGATGTGGTTCTGCTGATCCATGTGATTGAGCACTTCTCAAGTCCAACTCGTGCTCTGAACCATATCCACAGCCTGATCAATGAAGATGGTTACTTCTATGTTGAGTGCCCGAATATTGCAGCCCCATTCGCCACCTACGATCGCCTCTTCCACTACGCGCACATCTATAATTTCACACCTGCAACCCTGATCGCGCTAGCGAAGAAGTGCGGCTTTGAGCTTGTCAGCCAGTTCACTGATGAAAACCATCCAGATATTCACATGCTGTTCCGCAAGGTGGAAGAGAAATCACTTGAGGTATCCCCTGAAGAGGCCGAACACACCAAAGCGGCGATTCACCGCTACAACATGCTCACCTATCACCTGCGTCCGGCCTATATTGTTCGCCGCATCAACAAGGTATTGAGCTATTTGGGTGAGTTCCTACTGGCCCGTGTATTCGTCAAAGGGATGCTGAAACACTGCAACAAGGGATAA
- a CDS encoding DUF1841 family protein, with the protein MTEQNGPSREQLRAHRQIFWDAWHKAQADLPLNALEVRIARVIQMHPEHHHFFDDMEDFLERDFQVDDGMNPYLHLSLHLAIEEQLATKHPPEAANAMVHMMTVKKMDRHDALHKLLEILAETVYYAQRAGREPDVEAYARRMKELAA; encoded by the coding sequence ATGACTGAACAGAACGGGCCGAGCAGGGAGCAGCTCAGGGCACATCGGCAAATTTTCTGGGATGCATGGCATAAGGCGCAGGCTGACCTGCCACTTAATGCACTTGAAGTGCGCATCGCACGTGTGATTCAGATGCACCCTGAACACCATCACTTCTTTGATGATATGGAAGATTTTCTCGAACGCGACTTTCAGGTTGATGATGGCATGAATCCATACCTGCACCTCTCCCTGCATCTGGCCATTGAGGAGCAGCTGGCGACCAAACATCCGCCGGAAGCAGCCAATGCCATGGTACATATGATGACGGTGAAAAAGATGGATCGCCACGATGCCCTGCACAAGCTTCTAGAGATTCTTGCTGAAACCGTTTACTACGCCCAGCGTGCTGGTCGTGAGCCGGATGTGGAAGCTTATGCCCGGCGTATGAAGGAGCTTGCTGCCTGA
- a CDS encoding hybrid sensor histidine kinase/response regulator: protein MSQKEGYFYLNCVLRLTAIILVAEVVDMMIFEATIHGTLHPLTEAILDGLLLILLSVYPLFRFVYLPILKRFRKDQQKIEMLAEALQGAGESVIITRPNGEIIYVNQAFSDITGYSHDEAIGKNPNILQSGKQDANFYRRMWGSIQSRGQWKGELWNRRKNGELYPEALDVRAIPGEDGTTKFLVGVFSDLTEQKRVESALLQTQKLEAIGTLVGGVAHNFNNLLAAISGKAYLAQMKAKKSNAPTAVTDNLNDIQTLSFDAAHLVKQLLAFSRESQHEKEKIHLVSAVKDAVATAQIGIPEDVEVNLDLSSEPMTVFADQTHIKQAIINLINNARDAVNSSETKVINISLYPSSPESCNDHGSCHIHCNKIACLEIRDTGTGINSSDLDKIFEPFFTTKEVGQGTGLGLSTAHGIINSHNGSIHVSSTFSKGTTFKICLPLSQPSKEEEKLEAESRSTANYTGAILVADDAEEVRQTVASLLESFGHMVIQATDGIDALEKFHAHQHDISLVISDIVMPKMDGVDSVLEMRKSYPELPVIFITGYDAPKDKTSEILDNETSLLLNKPFKTADLISLVNKLTHNGG from the coding sequence ATGAGTCAGAAGGAAGGTTATTTTTATCTCAACTGTGTCCTCCGGCTGACAGCTATCATCCTGGTCGCGGAAGTGGTCGACATGATGATTTTCGAAGCCACCATCCACGGCACCCTCCACCCTCTTACTGAGGCAATCCTGGATGGCCTCCTGCTCATTTTATTATCGGTCTACCCACTCTTCCGTTTCGTCTACCTACCGATCCTGAAGCGCTTCAGGAAAGACCAGCAGAAGATCGAGATGCTTGCCGAAGCCCTGCAGGGAGCTGGCGAGAGCGTCATCATCACCCGCCCGAATGGAGAGATTATCTATGTGAATCAGGCGTTTTCCGATATCACCGGCTATTCGCATGATGAAGCGATCGGAAAAAACCCGAACATACTGCAGTCCGGAAAACAGGATGCTAACTTTTATAGGCGAATGTGGGGCTCGATCCAGAGCAGAGGTCAGTGGAAGGGCGAGCTGTGGAATAGACGAAAAAACGGCGAGCTCTATCCTGAGGCACTGGATGTCAGAGCTATACCTGGTGAAGACGGCACTACAAAATTTCTTGTTGGCGTCTTCTCAGACCTGACCGAACAAAAACGGGTGGAGAGCGCCCTGCTGCAAACACAAAAACTGGAGGCAATTGGTACCCTGGTCGGTGGCGTTGCCCACAATTTCAATAACCTGCTGGCTGCCATATCTGGGAAGGCCTATTTAGCCCAGATGAAGGCAAAGAAAAGCAATGCACCGACTGCAGTCACTGATAACCTGAATGATATACAAACCCTCTCGTTCGATGCGGCCCACTTGGTCAAGCAGCTGCTCGCCTTTTCAAGGGAGTCCCAACATGAGAAGGAAAAAATTCATTTAGTTTCTGCGGTTAAGGACGCAGTAGCCACAGCCCAGATTGGTATTCCCGAGGATGTGGAGGTCAATCTTGACCTCTCCAGCGAGCCAATGACCGTATTTGCAGATCAGACGCACATCAAACAGGCTATCATCAACCTGATCAACAATGCCCGTGATGCCGTAAACAGCAGTGAAACCAAGGTTATCAATATTAGCCTCTACCCGAGCAGCCCTGAGAGCTGCAATGATCATGGCTCTTGTCATATCCACTGTAATAAAATCGCCTGCCTGGAAATTCGTGATACGGGAACAGGTATCAACTCAAGCGATCTGGATAAGATATTCGAGCCCTTTTTTACCACCAAGGAGGTGGGACAGGGGACAGGGCTCGGCTTATCTACCGCGCATGGGATAATCAACTCGCATAACGGCTCCATTCATGTAAGCAGCACCTTCTCCAAAGGAACAACATTCAAGATATGCCTGCCACTTTCCCAACCCTCAAAGGAAGAAGAGAAGCTGGAAGCTGAGAGTCGAAGCACAGCAAACTATACAGGTGCGATTCTGGTAGCCGATGATGCAGAAGAAGTGCGCCAAACGGTTGCATCCTTGCTTGAAAGCTTCGGCCACATGGTGATTCAGGCCACCGACGGCATTGACGCACTTGAGAAGTTCCATGCCCACCAGCACGATATCTCACTGGTAATCAGCGACATAGTCATGCCCAAGATGGATGGCGTGGACAGCGTACTTGAGATGCGAAAAAGCTATCCAGAACTACCTGTTATTTTCATTACTGGCTATGATGCCCCGAAAGATAAAACCAGTGAAATTCTAGATAATGAGACGAGCCTGTTGCTAAACAAGCCTTTCAAAACAGCCGACTTAATCAGTCTTGTAAACAAGCTGACCCACAACGGTGGATAA
- a CDS encoding PD-(D/E)XK nuclease family protein codes for MQPSLFDVTPPIGEIAAADVTAALEKGALLLTASATHAIDWKRRITTASVSPVSPTPCVSSWQEWISELVESDTSLPVTLNRMQEMQLWEQVIRADLSDGSQSLSSIRGLARHAREAWAIMQQYRIPLSELEHAGEEAESLLRWVREMKTSLQEERLNGRLLAADQVELLLPRIHQLIDFKMILLDGFEAFSPQQDAIMQAFLRAGVRLQKVRPEPPSDVVPAVISCPDELAELNHISGRITDILSQSPQARIALLTSDAISDLSPLKRKLTEALIPEDVDNPAIALQAVTMPGERLTEGAMIKQLLFVLGLAGESNISFSDFSRLLFLPWLKGYESERFARAELDRVLRQQNRHHISLSSLLESQLLDNLPELAAALTSLIQWKASRQRPSEWVKRVHKLLQDTGFVPSGFGEVLRSNDEIRLINSFRDALGSLVSLDAVNETMSWSRLLSMLRSADAKVRAEVCHPNVVVMPLDQVVGLRFDYIFVAGLEEQVFPMNARTLALLPLPVQQKYAISMSQATLAFESSRFIWQQLLAAAPHIEISYALQRGEQESRLSPFARGAVERECESEAVSQRDRLELEFYEDAPALPLQDQEQRGGGTALIKDQSACPFKAFARHRLMIRELGDSSPGIEPSTKGSLLHLALEFIWTRLQTAERLQVLDEESRRDLIDEAITSAWQQNRASVPASLREIEVRRMQSVLFEWLELESSRPPFQLLSIEKPYRLLLPEQGSRQFPISIKADRIDRDAHGRRILIDYKTGAKQSVSKWVGERIEEPQLPLYAMAADLGEDDAVSYARVRSGEMGFEGLAAEDIGIRGITPCDGKRNSPDDWSLLLQSWRENINALAEEFAQGRCDVSPRDEQACNYCGLEAVCRIEETGFDRDAGDES; via the coding sequence ATGCAGCCCTCCCTTTTTGACGTAACTCCGCCGATTGGTGAAATTGCAGCTGCCGATGTCACTGCGGCTCTGGAAAAGGGAGCACTGCTGCTGACCGCCTCTGCTACACATGCCATTGATTGGAAACGTCGCATCACCACTGCCTCAGTATCGCCTGTTAGCCCAACGCCGTGCGTAAGCAGCTGGCAGGAGTGGATATCTGAACTGGTTGAAAGTGATACATCGCTGCCTGTAACACTGAACAGGATGCAGGAGATGCAACTCTGGGAGCAGGTGATTCGCGCCGATCTCTCCGATGGCTCCCAGTCTCTCTCCTCCATTCGCGGGCTTGCCCGCCATGCCCGTGAAGCATGGGCAATCATGCAGCAGTACCGGATCCCTCTGTCTGAACTTGAGCATGCCGGAGAAGAGGCGGAGTCACTGCTCCGTTGGGTAAGAGAGATGAAAACCTCACTGCAGGAAGAGCGCCTGAACGGCCGTCTTCTTGCTGCCGATCAGGTCGAACTGCTGCTTCCCAGGATTCATCAGCTGATCGATTTTAAAATGATCCTGCTCGATGGCTTTGAAGCCTTTTCGCCGCAGCAGGATGCAATCATGCAGGCGTTCCTACGGGCTGGCGTGCGCTTGCAAAAGGTCAGACCGGAGCCTCCTAGTGACGTGGTTCCCGCAGTTATATCCTGTCCGGACGAGCTTGCAGAGCTAAACCACATCAGTGGCCGCATAACCGATATCCTTAGCCAGTCGCCGCAGGCACGCATTGCGCTGCTCACCAGTGATGCCATCAGCGACCTATCGCCACTGAAACGCAAGCTCACCGAAGCCCTGATTCCTGAGGATGTTGATAACCCTGCAATTGCTCTTCAGGCGGTGACCATGCCGGGTGAGCGCCTGACCGAGGGAGCGATGATCAAGCAACTTCTGTTTGTGCTGGGACTGGCAGGAGAGAGTAACATCAGCTTCAGTGATTTCTCGCGCCTGCTGTTTTTGCCATGGCTCAAGGGTTATGAGTCCGAACGTTTTGCAAGGGCAGAGCTCGACAGGGTGCTGCGTCAGCAGAATCGACACCATATTTCGCTCTCATCCCTGCTTGAGTCGCAACTGCTGGATAATTTGCCCGAGCTGGCTGCTGCGTTGACGTCATTGATACAGTGGAAAGCGTCTCGCCAGCGTCCAAGTGAGTGGGTTAAGCGGGTACATAAACTGCTACAGGATACCGGTTTTGTCCCTTCCGGGTTCGGGGAGGTGCTGCGCAGTAATGATGAGATTCGCCTAATCAATAGCTTTCGTGATGCCCTTGGCTCGCTGGTCTCTCTTGATGCGGTCAACGAAACGATGAGCTGGTCGCGCTTGCTCTCCATGCTGCGTTCAGCCGATGCAAAGGTTCGGGCTGAGGTCTGCCACCCTAATGTGGTGGTGATGCCGCTGGATCAGGTTGTGGGGCTGAGGTTTGATTATATCTTTGTAGCAGGGCTGGAGGAGCAGGTCTTTCCGATGAATGCGCGCACGCTCGCGTTGCTGCCACTGCCCGTGCAACAAAAGTATGCGATTAGCATGAGTCAGGCGACACTGGCATTTGAGAGCTCCCGTTTTATCTGGCAGCAGCTATTGGCTGCTGCTCCCCACATCGAGATCAGTTATGCGCTACAGCGGGGAGAGCAGGAGAGCAGGCTTTCACCATTTGCACGCGGCGCTGTCGAGCGTGAATGCGAATCGGAAGCGGTCAGTCAAAGAGACAGGCTGGAACTGGAGTTCTATGAGGATGCACCGGCGCTGCCGTTGCAGGATCAGGAGCAGCGAGGTGGTGGCACGGCGCTGATCAAGGATCAGTCGGCCTGCCCGTTCAAGGCATTTGCCCGCCATCGACTAATGATTCGTGAGCTCGGCGATTCCAGCCCCGGCATTGAGCCGAGCACCAAAGGCTCGCTTTTGCACCTGGCACTTGAGTTCATCTGGACACGGTTGCAGACGGCGGAGCGGCTGCAGGTGCTGGACGAGGAGAGTCGGCGGGATCTGATTGATGAGGCAATCACCTCTGCCTGGCAGCAGAACAGGGCAAGCGTTCCTGCCTCACTGCGCGAGATTGAGGTGCGCCGTATGCAGTCCGTGCTGTTTGAGTGGCTGGAGTTAGAAAGCAGTCGCCCACCATTCCAGCTTCTCTCTATAGAGAAACCTTACCGTTTACTGTTGCCGGAGCAGGGGAGTAGACAGTTTCCCATCTCCATCAAGGCTGACCGAATCGACCGTGATGCGCATGGACGAAGAATATTGATCGATTATAAAACCGGTGCCAAACAGAGTGTGAGCAAGTGGGTTGGTGAGCGTATCGAGGAGCCGCAACTGCCGCTCTATGCCATGGCTGCCGATCTGGGTGAGGATGACGCGGTCAGTTATGCGCGGGTACGCAGTGGCGAAATGGGGTTTGAAGGTTTGGCCGCTGAGGATATCGGTATCAGGGGCATTACTCCGTGTGATGGCAAGCGCAACAGCCCCGATGATTGGAGCTTACTGCTGCAGTCGTGGCGGGAGAATATTAATGCCCTGGCGGAGGAGTTTGCGCAGGGGCGCTGTGATGTGTCACCGCGTGATGAACAGGCGTGTAACTATTGTGGTCTTGAGGCGGTGTGCAGGATCGAGGAGACCGGTTTTGACAGGGATGCAGGGGATGAGTCATGA